The genome window ATAAAGACATATTCGTTTGATctatttttacgaaattcgttgaatgaaaataaaaattgaaatctatTTGGTCGTTGAGAtaaatcgaatttcaaatgGTTCTGTTACCACGCTAAACAGAGAGCCAAACAACTTttagttcgatttttttaaaaggacagttacaaaaaatatgatttattcatctcgacttttttagtggaaagtttttcgtttttcgttttacTCTAATGATTGATATTTGCTGTCTCGCATTCTCTTTAAATGAGGCTAAACACGTGCAAATGGTTCAATTTTAGATGAAACGATAAAACGGTGATAAGATTTTATCGATGGAAATATTGTATGACATTGTTTTatcgtttatttattatttacgaGTGCTGCACCACCGACAATGCAGTCTCGGTAATGGCACGATCGTCGTGACATATGCTCGAGGTCGTTGTCGTTTCTTCGGCCGGTGCTGCAGCTATTGTCAATTGTCTCTTCTCCATATGATCGAGAGTTTTGTCAATTGCTCTGAGCCTTTTCTCGAGACTCGTCGTGCCGAGAATTCCAACCTGAAGCTGCGGCCCGAATGGCAAAATCGCGAGAAACCACCATGTCCACGACGGACCGTCGGGCAAACGCGCCCAGTCGTCCTCGGTGTCTGGCATTATGCCAAATACTCGTTGGATCTCGCCCTGTTGAAACGACGAGACTGTCGACCACCATCTCCTGCCCTTTGACCTCACCTGCgacacgaaaaaagaaaatatttacttTCGAATTTTGAATACTTCTCTCGACCGATATCTTTGCAATGATCTTTTTGGCACCGATTTATCGCGAGTTTCAAATGATACAggctcgtaaaaaaaaattcatataaatagaaaatcacgtggaaaattctttcaaattcatctgttcAATAAGATTCGCATTCAGCACGCCGGTGCAAATTTACACTTGGACTTTTCAacacgtttttatttcatccatgaaCGTATGGAATTTATCTTGCAGCGAGACTTTTCAGGGGCAACAATTCCTTAGTAGTCGATtacaatgatgaaaaaaaactgaaaaatcaaattttgttatAGAAAActggccaaattgaagaaggGAATTTTAAAGTTCTAGACACTggaaattttcgtgggtgcaaatttgcatcaGTGTGGTCATTTATCATGACACTTTCTCAGCGCAGTAACTTCgtgtattaataataatcggaTCTCGAACAATTTTGAAATCTCATAAAAGTTCAAGGATAATAGAGAAATCGAACTCGTTTCGCGAGTTAAAAGCTTTGTTTCCAACCGAGGATGAtaaattgattgattttttttgctaatttgaaaaatttgatatttcggCGCTCTCAAAATGTGCTGATTCGGTTTTATCGCGTTTTACTGTGCTACGCAACTATTTTTGAAGTGTCCAAAAATTAGTTCGTTCGGTCAGAAAATGGAATTGTTCATTCGGCATAAAAAAACACGGACCAAAGCAACTGGatttaaaagtaaaaagaaaattcaccTTGTCGTGAAGCTCCGTAAGATTCGCGAGGTTCTCGGGCTGCACGGGCGAGTCTCGAACCAGTTCGACCTGAGCAGTGTCGTAGCCATCGCGCTCGCCACCCGAAATTACTCGAAATCTTCTCCCTCCAACTGTGCTGAGGATACTGCAGCCATCCTTCATCAAAACTCTGTCCTTAATTTCCAATATTGTGCCATATTCGGCGTACctaatgaaaaatggaaatttgagtaagatttgagtgaaaaaatgtgaaaaattgtgagaatttgaaagaaaattttggagTTTTCACCTTTTGGAGCCGGTGGCCTCTCGGTTGAGACAAGCGGCGATCCCAAAATGTCTGACTCCGCTTTCAACGCATCTTCGTACCATAAGCCTGTACCTGGGTTCGTATACGAATAAGGGACAGGCAACGCATGGGAATGCGGTTGTGCAGACAAAAACAGCGATTTGTTCGCTCCCCAAGAGACCGAGACCTTGGACCATCTCGAGACGATAATTCGCCGCTCTTGAGGCGTATTCAGCCGGTGCGACGATCTTGAGAGCTCTTTCAACAAACTCCGTCACGGTTTTTTGGCTGCTCGCCAAGTACTGGAAAATCACAAAGTTATTTGTCAATTGATCCGATTTTATGCAAATTCCATTTGATATCAGGCGTCGTTTGATTTCTGCTTTCGAATGGGCTTAGAAAATTTTAATCCACAGCTCGCAGGGAGTGTGTTCATTGGCACGGGATCGGGAATCGTCCCAAGGctcattgtttttcttcatgattTCCAGAATTGTTAAATCATGACGAAAACAGTGCGACAAGCATCGGCAGATGACAGACTGAGCGAATCATTTCAAAAATGGAGTTCGAATGGGTCTCGAAaaatggaataattaaataaatcaaaatacGACAAAGATGAACCCTACATTGGAAATAAAGACGCACATAAAAACACGGAAAATCGGATTAGATgtcaatatgaaaaaatagcatgatcggaagaaaaaaatgaaataaaaatgctaCCAGCGAGTCTGGAGAATTCGTAAAAAGAAAACTCGAGTCCAGCCTTTCAATAAAAAGGCGAAAAAACCAAGGCAAGTTCGATAATTTTTGGGAACAGGGTAGAAAAAAGGTTCGAAGAAAAGGGAAGTCGAATCGACGTATTGACAGTAGTTTTATCGCTTGCTAACGAGCATTCGATTCTCTAgtataaaaaattgcaatgCCGGGAGGACGAGACGACAGTGAAACAATGCATGAAACTTTCATTCAAATACACGGAAGCCTATAGCCTCAGTGAATGGTATTATCAGGATATAACGGCACGTGACCGCAAATAATCATTTCAATCTTACGACTGAAAGAATAGGCCTTTACATCGTTAACAGTTTAAGGAAGAAATTACGATGTAACTCCTCATCTACGTTTATAAGCGTTTGGCGCACAGTCACAATGGAGAAAAGCTTGtcaatcttttttattttcctcttttaaTTCCACCATAGTTTGAAgcagaagcgtttttttttcagaatgaaCCATTCGTGACTAACGAGTGAAATTTTATACACCGGAAATCATTAAATGAACGTAgacaataaacaaaaacagagaagaattatttatcaaaaaatgtaaagcACTCTGGTGATCTTGTTTTGAAATAATTCTCGACGTAATGAAAAGCGTATAAAACGCTCACCTCATTACATCATTAATACAACGAGCCATCCGATGCCCGGAGATTAAAAACTAACGTCGTTCTACCTATTACATAATTTCGTCAGACTTTTTTCGTTATATCACCGCGATCGTCTGGCACTCGTCGATTCTTTATTTCACAGTGAAATTCAATAGTTACGTGAATACGGAGTTGTGCATCTTTAATTGCTCATGTAACTTCATGTTTCAACCTCAATTTCGATTGCGCATATTCGTCCGTAATTTAGTTCGGGAGCCTTTTTTCAAGGCCCCGAATTTGTACGGAGGGGATtggatttcgaaaaaattgaaggttaccgatcgatgaattttgaatttttagatGAAAGTACGATTCGGAGATGACGAAAATGACGTTCGAGCGTATTCGAACGGAAATTCATGCACGCGGGACTGTCCATCATGGACAGTAACCACTTTGAATTACTTTAAGCTGGTTTGTTACGATACGATGAAGGATCGTGACATTTCTGCTTCGCGACGATACCGAGGAcaacgaaaaaagtttcattgttCAACGTCATCGTTCTCAAGATTTTCACACTAATGATCATCAGAGTTAATTTGATTATCAaagtacactgagaaaaaaaaattaaggattCAATAGCAATAGGAACAGTGTTTTCGTCATTCAACTGCAATGCTTccggagagaatgaatctgcagtttgatctaaaactattttattcgttcaatCACGTTTGACCTcgtaatgccacatttcgttgttccaatgactttatttttctccaatgatttttggTAAGTTTTTCGTGACTGAAATCTGGTGTATGATGAGTGAATTCTTACATTGGCGAGTGAAGTAACGCAGAGTGGACAGGCTGAGGAATAATCGAGACAACGATCGAGACACATCCAGCAGTAGGTGTGACCACAAGGGGTAGTCACAGGTTTCCACAAAGTTCGACAGCACAAAATGCAATCAAGTTCGCCGGAGGCACTTCCACCGGTTAAAGGTGGCAGAAGAGTTTTTATGGGCCTTGGTTCTAAtcctggaaaaataaaaaaggcaaCAGTAGAGTATTTACTTGTGTAAAGTCATACGTTGGGCGGAACAAAGATGCTTCGAAGGTAAAACTCACTCTTCAGTTTCTCCACTTCCTGATAAACTCGATCGAGGGTAGAATGCAACTTCGCGTTGTCGTTTGGATTCGGACTTGATAAGAGTCTCCGACAAATCGCCTGTGGAACGAAACGCCATaggaaaattgttgaatttgtcaaaatttaggtaatttattctaaaagccAGTTAACTCGATTCAGTTTTGCtcaatttatgattttcgaggagttttttttttactggttATTTGAATTCgcggttttttcatttcagtttaattattttcaatacgctTTCGGGATCATTTTTCAAaggatttttctcgtttccacTGGTAAATTCTTTGTTCACTCAACTGGTCATATGCTTAAGTTTGATCCTGAAAGAAAGACTCGAGAGCCTTGTCCGCGCCTTCGTGATCATGCTTATAATTAGACGTGATTGCAAATAATTATGGAGTCCTCTCGTCTTTGTCGTAGTCGTGCAAGATCGCGATAGTTAAAGATTTAAGAGCTTCAGGTTCACGAAGACGCAGCTTCTTACTCTTATTCGtagtatttttcatcattttccatTCTCTCATTTTCATCGTGATGAAGTTGCAGTACAAACTTCTTTACAACTTGGTTGCATAAGGGAAACTTcgcttggaaaaaaattgtattcttaTCGGGTACGTGCTTAATGCAAATTCAGCAATTGtcgataattatttatttatgcttaaatagaaaaaaaaaatgttaactcGATCTCGAAAGCCCTCAAGAAcacaaatttattatatttttacaagGTTTCTGTCTCCATCCCATCGAAGCTAAAGttttaacctttttttttattcctcttttttcaaaatgcggAAAAAGAACCGTTTTTGACACCGAATGCTTgtaggaaatgaaaattttcatcaaatccgTGATTTTCAATAACTTCCTGCGAAAGTGCCACCGACGTTTAAactcaaaatgaaaataataaatacgaGCTACACTTTTATCAGGGATTCATAATTTTAATTGGTCCATCGAGGTCAATGATGGCGGAATAAAAATGTCCATTTTTCCATCACCATCGCAATAGagataaaaatcaaaagaaaagtgTTTACCTGAGTAATTTCTTCCTCTCCGCTGCTATTATCCTCGCAATCCGAAGTGTTCAATACAGTTCTACCATGACGTTGACTCGGACTCATCAACGGCAATagcaaatgatttttctgacGATGATTCTCATGATGATTGTTGTGGAGATTCTGTTGCTGTTGATTATGATTGTGATtgtgatgatgatggtgatgatggtggtggtggtggtggtggtgatgatgatgattgtGGTTGTGACGATTTCGTCTCGTCCTTGGACTCGTTTCCACGTGATTATTGTAAGGCAATCTCGAGGAAATTGGTCCCTGTCGTCTTTGACTCGGTGACAGCATTCGATGGAGTACCTGGAATTAGGAAAATCAGTTTATTCTTTCAATTCGTAATTAGAATATCCATTTTGGGTGATTTTTAGTTCCCAGATCCCATTCGTGTTTTCTggatatttacaaaaaaatgttgcttcaCAGTGAAAATGCACCATCGAGCTTTTTGGGAAAATCGTTTCGATTCGCTGCCTCAGAGGTATTGGAGGAACGCTCCACgatcttttttctcgtcgatTTTCCCTTTGAAATAGTTTGTTTcattgagaaattttgaatcaaacgtgataaattttctgttGGATTTAGTACGTTATATTTTTAGAGAAtggatgagaaaaatgttgaagaatgaaaaaattgcgacCACTGATGCAACCCGACTGTTTGCTCGTCATTGCGAGCTGTAGATATGCGAGCATATAGTAGCGTGACAGTCGTTACCCTCGTGGGTCCGTACGTCGGTCACTCACCTGACCATCGCATCGAGTCATTGAGGTGACTCTTTTTCTCGTTGCTCGAGAGAGTACGACGGCCAAGCGAGCCGGAAAGTCCTTGTCTACGTATGACTACTTTACTATTAAATTGTGTGTATAAGCGATTCCACAACAACACGATTCACCTGCGATCGTCACCCACTCAAACGCTCGAgcgtcatttttctccaagttATCTTCGCGTAGAAAAATCCTTTGATCACCAAATCTCTTTCAAAACGATTCGAGAGTTTGAGTGTTTTgtcattttcataaattctgaTTCCAATATAACTTGGCATCAAAATCAGCCTTAAAGCGagtgaatattttaaaaaccCGATTATGCACGATTCATTAATACCCAGTGACTTACGAGTTTTgtctccattattttttgtcaaatatCGTATCGACGAAACGAATCTGAATGATTCTCAGAAGACATGGGACGCTCAATGGTTttgacaatgttttttttatttaatcccACCACTGTCGCCAGCTCAGTAATCTCATTAACCGGAAACTTCTTTCGAAATTCGTCAGACAATTTACATGAGGACGATTCTGATCAGGGATTTGGacgaaatagtttttttttcatcagccATTCTGGgccgaatgaaaaatagattGAATTCCATAAAAGCACATTAAACCCAAGTTTCAGCAACGATATCCTCGCAATGAAAACTGAAATTTGACAAACTGTGAGAggctcgatgaaaaaaatccgaaaaccgccattgatataaaaaaaaacttgttcgAGATGAGGgattttggtatttttcataatctggataaaaaatgtcgaaaagtCTAAGAATCGTGAGGGTCAAGTAGATCGATTCGTGCGGAATGTCTTATACATATACCATGAGATTCAAGCTCTCGCTGGCTGAGTTCGTTCACGAGTTTATTTCGTTCTGCCAGGAGTCGATGGACAGCCAGAGCTCAAACTACAAAGCGGTATATGCTCTCGACGAGGTTCGAGGCCACGTGGAATTACACGCACAcggtatatacgtatatctgAGAAAAGAGACAGTCTGGCGTGACGCAACGTCATCTTCCCATGTTGCATAAATTCTTGGAACTCAAAGTTCTTGAGTTCGCGAAATAATATTAGTCATCAATTCCCGCGCCTCGGTTGAGAAAAGGGACCAAAAGCGTGGGAGAATATTATTTATCCATCGAATTTGAGGATCTTTTGTAGCACAGTTTGATCAGTGGCTTTTCAAGAGAACATTTCGTATGCAAATTTATGTGGGGGATTACGTAAGTTTACGAaatccaatgaaaaataaacattaaaatattctttattttcatacaCTTTTTTAGTAAGCTTACACGTAAATGTAAGcttttttcttgtattttaaACGAGATACAACGGTATTgcgaaaaaaactcgaaaacagtgaaatttaaggtattcctttcacgaacccgaatattctagaaataactgattttcaattacagtgtaaagtgcatgcgaatagattggcgaaatttcaggtcaagttatcgaacatttagagaataaaaacttcaaagatcgtaaaatttatacgggagcaGCTTACGGCGATTCCATCATCGCCaaatttatattcaataattcatatactaaataattctaaattcctgatacaaactgtctcacagataggaaaaaaattgaaggaatcTTTAAAAGCGATATTAaggatagaagttggaaaaatgacaGAAGCTTTTTTCCTATATAACCGCGACTCCTCAGAGGTTAgcaatcagtccaaatttcaagCGCCCCAATTTGCGCCAACAAAACATACGCTCATGTTCGGTGCATTAATTTTTCAGCCATTTTGAAAACTTACCCTCGTGAGTTCCTGGCGAACAGACTGAGGATTCCTGTCGATGGCGACACTCACGCAAAGTGCGAAAAACGCCTCTTCGTGTCTTCCGAGCGCCGATAGCGCCATGCCCCTCCGATAATGTCCCTATCGATGAAACCACATTGAATATTCCACGTCTTCGTGTTTGAGTTTTTCTTGTCTCTGACTCaactctctcactctctttcatTTCTTTGACGACCTGCATTAATATTATATGGGGTTCACCATTCTAGAGTGAACGCCCGGGTCATGCAACCAGGCCAACTACGGTGCAGTGTAGTACCACCGCGTAGTAAAAACGTTATTACGTCTATCCATTTTTCGCCCCGAGCGCGCGCAGCAAACCAGACTTTCAACCACATTATATTCGCTTTTTTGAGTCTCTCGCCAAGCGAAATTCCCTCCGGcttatgaaatattttgcataaaaaatgaaaaacgctTTCAATAATGATACAATTATTTCAAACTCAAAAAAACTAATGAACAGACTGAAATATACGAATCTGAGAGACTTGGAGAAAGTGCACGTTTAAATAATACAGTTGCATGGAAAACTTTGCTCCGCGTTTACACTTTATTACATCGGGACTTTTGCCCAACCTGAGAATTTATGCACCAAGCTTGGCCaaggaacgtttttttcgattccgCAAACGTTTTCGCTCCGAAAATTAAGCGAACGAGTCTAATGCATAACGTCCCAATCCTTTCTACGTGCATTGAAAGTTTCTCAATGTTTTATGTTGATCACGAAATTTTCAACCAGTTCGAAcctatttccaatcgaattttataTCTGGGTTCGTTCTTTCAGGTCGCATGAAAATCTGAAGCGTTTCTATCGTCCCTTTAATTTCAGTTGCAGTTACATTGAAGGCCATAGCACTTTGACATACGAAATtccattttctaattttttttacgtggGAAATCAAATAGAGCTCACCTTGCCCCAGTCAGGACGTAATCGTACCGCATGGTCGGCGTCTGTCAGTGATGCTTGAGGCCGGTGAAGTAGGAGCAACGCATGAGCTCTGTTACTGAGATGCAAAGggctatttggaactgtaacatataaggaaaaaaaagaatgttaAATTCGATTAAATATTGAGGTGAAAATTGCTAAAATACAAGCAATTCGTTTCtagttataaaaaattattttaaaaattacagAAAATGACGTTTCATTTGCCGTTGagaatttaaactaaaataatATCACCCTAAACTCAGTGAATGAAGAAACgttcatttttaaaataagcACACCAGAGTATTTGGAATTGTCCAGTGAATATGAAATGAATATTAAGGAATCTTCAAAATCTACGGGATTGACAGTTGTTCAAGCATCGTAAATGATATAACGTTTTACTTAACAAACGTTAATTAACGTACGAGTAAGTGTGTGTCCTTGTACGAAGTTATATTTctcaaataaatttccatgaaATGTGGCATTAATTTTTCGCAACGAATCCTTGAAATTCGAGATCTCCGAGCGTCTTTCGTAATTCCATGGCCAATAGAAACCATGAGATTACATAAGAAGACGAAAAAAGGATAAGGAACGATATTCCGAGAGATTGTTCGATCCAACTTTCCGACAAAGGTGAAcggatttgaatttttctgaataaaataCTTGCTTTGGGCTGGGAGGAGGGGGGATCCTAAAAATCACGAAATTGATTGTCACCCTGCCTCCACTCGGTTTCGTCGTCGGTATACGATATCTCTGAGTCTCCGAGAGCCTTACGTGGCGACTGGAGCTCTCCGATAGTTTTGTCTTATACAACGAGTGGCGTTTTAAATGGTCTTTATCTTTGAAATTTGTGTGTTCATGTTTATGTGACTATTTACATTcgttaacgtaatatatcccTTGATCCAGCGTGATCTCCGACCGCGAGTTTCACAAACTCTTTCAGGGGCCAATTATCCTTCGGCCATTGCCGTTACGAATTAAAAAAGGAGTCGAGTCAGCAGCGCGACGTTTTCGAATAAGAAATTCTTATATATATCGACGACCAATTACATGGGATTTGCGAAAGCAATCCTCCAGCGAATAATCGCGATACAGTTTAAATACAGGAACCTGTTAACACTGACGTAATGTCCATCGGTTGTGGCTCatactttttttccccactaTGAAACGAGAACAAATAACTTGTTTCGTTtctaaatattaataatagcACGACGTGTGTAATTAatttactccaaccataaatttATTCATGTATCAATCCTTAATTGGTTGGCAATTTGTGTATTAATCTGTTAAATATTCATTCTGAACGATTGAAACCTGACAATGTTTCTccgtcgatcatttttttttaatcaatattCAATTGTAGAACTTCAAACTTCCTTTCTTCATTTCTCTATaacaaaacttgatttttcaattttttaaatgattgtaATCGATACTAAAGAATtgttacccctaaaaagtctcgtcgtaaaattaattccatacattcatggatgaaataaaaacgttttgaaaaatccaagtgcaaatttgcagcAGTGTGGCGTCTACGGGTTAAACGAATGAGTGGAAGAGtgggaaaaattcatcgagaaTTACATGGAACGAATATTCTTCAATTATGTTACAAAAACGTCATAAATCAAGAATTTCCAACACTCAAATTTAAATGCACatgtacattttttatgtatgtACATGCACCTACGTGTCGTATACAATATCTAATCGTTTTATTTGCGTAAGAGTTAACGAGAGAGTGCTGAGTGATACGAAGGAACAAAGAAATGCCGATGACTCGTATCATCTTTACTCTTTCTCCCTTCTTCTCTC of Venturia canescens isolate UGA chromosome 6, ASM1945775v1, whole genome shotgun sequence contains these proteins:
- the LOC122412144 gene encoding LON peptidase N-terminal domain and RING finger protein 3, yielding MTEIAKEAFASKNYRLALEIYERSLKQQKPNIETLFGYGDSLARCGRVRESLDVYSRCLAISPASPERLRHLATALLDDLDSKKSLTTRRREQTDASSGSTAFLCTTCDDCLYQPVTSSCGHTHCRSCYEASKLCRSCGQKNGPIGETNVLVQRLVEKWWPTEAEASRARHEGDLLLKEGHPGQALERYNLAVHLVPNSPLHLSNRAHALLLLHRPQASLTDADHAVRLRPDWGKGHYRRGMALSALGRHEEAFFALCVSVAIDRNPQSVRQELTRVLHRMLSPSQRRQGPISSRLPYNNHVETSPRTRRNRHNHNHHHHHHHHHHHHHHHHHNHNHNQQQQNLHNNHHENHRQKNHLLLPLMSPSQRHGRTVLNTSDCEDNSSGEEEITQAICRRLLSSPNPNDNAKLHSTLDRVYQEVEKLKRLEPRPIKTLLPPLTGGSASGELDCILCCRTLWKPVTTPCGHTYCWMCLDRCLDYSSACPLCVTSLANYLASSQKTVTEFVERALKIVAPAEYASRAANYRLEMVQGLGLLGSEQIAVFVCTTAFPCVACPLFVYEPRYRLMVRRCVESGVRHFGIAACLNREATGSKRYAEYGTILEIKDRVLMKDGCSILSTVGGRRFRVISGGERDGYDTAQVELVRDSPVQPENLANLTELHDKVRSKGRRWWSTVSSFQQGEIQRVFGIMPDTEDDWARLPDGPSWTWWFLAILPFGPQLQVGILGTTSLEKRLRAIDKTLDHMEKRQLTIAAAPAEETTTTSSICHDDRAITETALSVVQHS